A region of Antedon mediterranea chromosome 8, ecAntMedi1.1, whole genome shotgun sequence DNA encodes the following proteins:
- the LOC140057543 gene encoding chromosome transmission fidelity protein 8 homolog, translating into MVQIVVKMKNVDVCPEWLLIELQGRLESRHECQLAGNFIGDLHFNKQGIPIFIIGHHILYGKVHNLDKPFIVMMKQRGQESSDSLEMETDQLNDSQSQGAQSTEQLDKTHYVVNAIIKRKLVFKTRPKPIITNVPKKVF; encoded by the exons ATGGTACAGATAGTAGTGAAAAT gaAAAATGTTGATGTTTGCCCAGAGTGGTTGCTTATCGAGCTGCAGGGTCGACTAGAATCCAGACACGAATGTCAGTTGGCGGGTAACTTTATTGGCGACCTTCATTTTAATAAACAG GGCATTCCAATTTTCATAATTGGACATCATATTTTGTATGGAAAAGTACACAACCTTGATAAACCATTTATTGTAATGATGAAACAACGTGGACAGGAATCATCAGATTCTTTGGAAATGGAGACAGACCAATTAAATGACTCGCAAAGTCAAGGTGCACAATCCACCGAACAATTGGACAAGACTCATTATGTAGTGAATGCGATTATTAAACGTAAACTCGTATTTAAAACAAGACCTAAACCGATTATTACGAATGTTCCGAAAAAAGTGTTCTGA